GTGATGGCGCGCCAGGTGGCTTCGCGCGGCTCCGGCGGCCGTGGCCGCAGGGTCGCGCGCATCACCGCGCCGGCGGCCTGCTCGAGGTTGCGCAGCGCGATCGCGCGGATGCCGTACTTGCGGTGGATCACCTCGCCCTGCTCGGTCAAGCGCAGGTAACCGTCGACCGAACCTCGCGGCGCGGCGATCACCGCGCGCTCGGTCTTGCCGCCACCGCGGCTGATCGAACCGCCGCGGCCATGGAAGAAGGCAATGCGCACGCCACTTTCCTGCGCCAGTGCCGTCAGCGCGATCTGGGTGCGCTGCAGTGCCCAGCGCGAGGCCAGCATGCCGCCATCCTTTGCGCTGTCGGAGTACCCCAGCATCACCACCTGGCGGTCACCGCGCGCGGCAAGGTGGCGGCGATAGACCGGGTCGGCGAACAGCGCGCGCAGCGTATCGGGAGCGGCATCGAGGTCGTCGACGGTTTCGAACAGCGGCGCGACATCGAGCGGCACCCGGCCGTCGCCATCGATGCAGCCGGCGATGCGTGCCAGCGCCAGCACCGCCAGTGCGTCGGCGGCGCTGCGGCTCATGCTGACGATGTACGGGCCGAAGGCGCGCGGGCCGTAGCGCGGGCGCAGTCGCGCCACCGCGCGGAACACCTCCAGCGTCGGCCGCGCCTGGCCATTGCCAAGCGTCGGCGCCGGCGCACTGCCGTCGAGCAGGGCGTGCAGTCGCTGCGCGCGCTGTTCGCGGGTGCGCGATTCCCAGGCGGGATCGGCGAGCAGCTCGGCCAATGCCGCGTCGTGCGTCGCCGAATCCTGGCGCAGGTCGAGGCTGGCCAGATGGAACCCGAAGCATTCGATGCGGCGGCGCAGGCGGCGCACGGCGAAACCGCCGGCGTGCTCGCCCTGGTGCGCTGCCAGGCTGCGCTCGATCAGCGAGATGTCGGCCAGGAAAGTCGCAGCCTCCGGATACCCGTGGACATGGTCCTCAGCAGTGGCGCGCAGGCGCGCTCCGATCAGTGCCAGCAGGTTGCGGTAGGGCATGTCGGCGTGGCGCGGGCGCAACGCCGCGGCGGCCTTGGGCAGCAGGTAGCGGTATTCCTCGATGCGCGCCATCACCTCGTCGGCGACGCTGACGCGTCCCAGCGACTGGCTCAGCAGTTCGCCCAGTGCCGATACTTCCTGGCGGTACGCGCCCAGCACCAGCTTGCGCTGGCCGGCCAGGCTGGCGGCAATGGTGTCGGCGCCGACGTTCGGGTTGCCGTCCATGTCGCCACCGACCCAGGTGCCGAAGCCGATCACGTCCGGCGCCGGCGTGGCCTCACCGTAGGCTTCGCGCAGGGCGTCCTCGAACACTTCGTAGAACACCGGCAGCACCCGGTACAGCACTTCCGACAGGTAGAAGCCGACATGCTCGAACTCGTCGGCCACGCTCGGCTTCACCGGCGAGGCTTCGGCGGTCTGCCAGCCGGCGGTCAGCGCCAGTCGCATGCGCTCCAGGTCGGCGCGGTGTTCGTAGGGCGTGCGACTGCGGTCGATGTCGTCGATCAGGCAGGTGACGATCTGCCGTTCCTTTTCCAGCAGCGCGCGTCGCACCGCTTCGGTCGGGTGCGCGGTGAACACCGGTTCGATGCGCAGCCGCGACAGCAGGCCGACCACTTCGTCCAGGCTCACGCCCTGCGCGGCCAGCGACGACAGGACTTCGCGCAGGCTGCCGGGCTGCGCACTGGCGCCGCGGCGCTCGTAGTCGCGGCGGCGACGGATGCGATGGACGCGCTCGGCGACATTGACCGCCTGGAAGTACGTGGCGAAGGCACGGACGAGGTCGCTGGCATGTTCGAGCTCGGTGCCGGCCAGTGCCTGCGCCAGTTCGGCGACCGGCGCCTGGCTTTCGCGGCGGCGGATCGCGGCCCGGCGCAGGCGCTCGACTTCGGCCAGGAACTGCGGGCCCCGCTGCTCGGCCAGGATCTCGCCGACCAGGGCACCGACGGTTTTGACGTCCTCGCGCAGGAGCGCGTCGTTGGGCGCGAACTCGACGACGCGCAAGGGTTCTTCGGCGGGCTCCGCACTCGACTCGGAGGCGGACTGGATCGTGCGGCTCATGGTCATCCGCCGAGCCTACCGCACTGCAACAATTAACGGCGACGGTTTCAGGCGCAACGGATGGGACGGGGCTCCGGAGTCGTGTTCATGCCCCCGCGGCGGCCTCCCGGGCCTGCCCATGGCGTTTCATGTCCAGAATGCCGTCACGCCGTCCTTCGCGCCCTCCACTCCCGGGAAGGAGTGGACCCCGTTCCGCATCTCGTGGTGATAACCCATGACCCGAACCTTGGTTCTGCTGCTGAGCTGCTTCGCCCTGCTCTCCTGCGAAGCCCCTGCCCCCCGTGACGAGAAGGCTGCGGCGGCGCCGCCGCTGTTCGACACGTTCGGGCAACTGCACCGCGACATCGGCACGCGCGTGCCGGAAGCGCAGCGCTATTTCGACCAGGGCCTGCGCCTGGCCTACGGCTTCAACCACGAGGCGGCCGGCCGCGCATTTGCCGAAGCAGAGCGCCTCGACCCCAAGTGCGCGATGTGCGTGTGGGGCCAGGCGCTGGTGCTGGGTCCCAACATCAACCTGCCGATGCCGCCGGAGCTGGCGGCCGATGCGACCCTGCTGGCCACGCGCGCGCAGGACCTGGCCAAAGGCGCCAAACCGGCCGACCGCGCCCTGATCGCGGCACTGGCCAAGCGCTACACCGCCCCCGCACCCGACGATCGCAAGGCACTCGACGAGGCCTATGCGAAGGCGATGGGTGAGGCC
Above is a genomic segment from Lysobacter sp. S4-A87 containing:
- the ppc gene encoding phosphoenolpyruvate carboxylase, translating into MSRTIQSASESSAEPAEEPLRVVEFAPNDALLREDVKTVGALVGEILAEQRGPQFLAEVERLRRAAIRRRESQAPVAELAQALAGTELEHASDLVRAFATYFQAVNVAERVHRIRRRRDYERRGASAQPGSLREVLSSLAAQGVSLDEVVGLLSRLRIEPVFTAHPTEAVRRALLEKERQIVTCLIDDIDRSRTPYEHRADLERMRLALTAGWQTAEASPVKPSVADEFEHVGFYLSEVLYRVLPVFYEVFEDALREAYGEATPAPDVIGFGTWVGGDMDGNPNVGADTIAASLAGQRKLVLGAYRQEVSALGELLSQSLGRVSVADEVMARIEEYRYLLPKAAAALRPRHADMPYRNLLALIGARLRATAEDHVHGYPEAATFLADISLIERSLAAHQGEHAGGFAVRRLRRRIECFGFHLASLDLRQDSATHDAALAELLADPAWESRTREQRAQRLHALLDGSAPAPTLGNGQARPTLEVFRAVARLRPRYGPRAFGPYIVSMSRSAADALAVLALARIAGCIDGDGRVPLDVAPLFETVDDLDAAPDTLRALFADPVYRRHLAARGDRQVVMLGYSDSAKDGGMLASRWALQRTQIALTALAQESGVRIAFFHGRGGSISRGGGKTERAVIAAPRGSVDGYLRLTEQGEVIHRKYGIRAIALRNLEQAAGAVMRATLRPRPPEPREATWRAITNELSANARSHYRALVHEHPDFPAYFRAATPIDVIERLRIGSRPAKRAGDGDVSSLRAIPWVFAWSQNRAGLTAWYGVGSALTQALQTHGRDTLAEMARDWPFFGTLVDDLEMMLAKSDPAIFERYSQLAGDLHERFHPGIAAEFERTRAAVLAIKGSDELLAGDYRLRQSIRLRNPYVDPISLLQVDLLARWRAAGRPDDALLQALVATVNGISAGIQNTG